A window of the Brassica oleracea var. oleracea cultivar TO1000 chromosome C1, BOL, whole genome shotgun sequence genome harbors these coding sequences:
- the LOC106320686 gene encoding RNA pseudouridine synthase 6, chloroplastic codes for MASPALTTGYRNLTLPVSLLRTLASTRFTAPLFHCKHSPRLISSSRRFTCLSSLQTDSTIQTTLSSSGYPEYNRLMPCPAHNFPPRIEHMVVLEDVRVADYISKQLDLPPLYVADLIEFGAVHYALVCPKPPLTATPEQVKLFKEVTSPSVLSKRTSIKGKTVREAQKTFRVTHVNQFVEAGTYLRVHVHPKRSPRCYEIDWKSRIIAVTDSYVVLDKPAGTTVGGTTDNIEESCATFASRALDLVEPLKTTHQIDNCTEGCVIFARTKEYCSVFHTKIRNKEVKKLYRALAAGPLPCGIFSHYMRPVNMAPRLVSEDSIKGWHLCQLEILECKKIPWPDAATEKEHNIEDCGWTSRDFAYECTINLLTGKTHQIRAQLAACGAPLVGDSMYMPAAIAETVNPEINPYGKGKEHCTMEESDKETAVAEWIDRHGKEPKVGIGLQACQISWEDDDGKHFYEAGTPWWR; via the exons ATGGCGTCGCCGGCGTTAACAACCGGTTACCGGAACCTCACCTTACCAGTCTCCCTCCTGCGCACATTAGCATCCACCCGTTTCACCGCTCCTTTGTTTCACTGCAAACACTCTCCACGTCTCATTTCTTCTTCAAGGAGATTCACTTGCTTGTCTTCACTTCAAACCGACTCCACGATTCAAACCACACTCTCCTCTTCCGG ATACCCTGAATACAATCGGTTGATGCCATGTCCTGCACACAACTTTCCTCCGAGGATCGAGCACATGGTTGTGTTAGAAGACGTTCGTGTAGCTGATTACATCTCTAAGCAATTGGATCTTCCTCCTTT ATATGTTGCAGACCTTATTGAATTTGGAGCTGTGCATTACGCTCTTGTGTGCCCTAAGCCTCCGCTCACCGCGACTCCAGAGCAAGTTAAGCTCTTTAAAGAAGTGACATCTCCTTCGGTACTGAGCAAGAGAACGTCTATTAAAGGGAAAACTGTTAGAGAAGCTCAGAAAACGTTCCGTGTCACTCATGTTAATCAGTTTGTTGAGGCTGGAACTTACTTGCGTGTCCACGTTCACCCTAAACGTTCCCCAAG GTGTTATGAAATTGATTGGAAGTCGAGGATTATTGCTGTGACTGACTCCTACGTCGTTTTGGATAAACCTGCCGGCACTACG GTTGGGGGAACAACAGATAACATAGAAGAGAGCTGTGCTACGTTTGCCTCGCGTGCATTAGATTTGGTAGAACCATTGAAGACAACACATCAGATTGATAACTGCACAGAAGGCTG TGTCATCTTTGCTAGGACAAAAGAGTATTGCTCGGTCTTCCACACAAAGATAAGA AATAAAGAAGTGAAGAAACTCTATCGTGCTCTTGCTGCTGGACCTCTTCCCTGTGGAATCTTCTCACACTATATGCGACCTGTTAATATGGCTCCAAGACTCGTGTCCGAAG ATTCGATCAAAGGCTGGCACTTGTGTCAACTCGAGATACTAGAATGCAAGAAGATACCTTGGCCAGATGCAGCTACTGAGAAGGAACACAATATTGAAGACTGTGGATGGACTTCAAGAGACTTCGCTTACGAATGTACAATAAACCTCTTAACAGGAAAGACTCACCAG ATCCGGGCCCAGCTTGCAGCTTGTGGAGCACCGTTGGTTGGTGACTCTATGTACATGCCAGCTGCAATAGCAGAGACGGTGAATCCTGAGATCAACCCTTACGGGAAAGGAAAGGAACATTGCACAATGGAGGAGAGCGATAAGGAAACCGCTGTTGCTGAATGGATTGATAGGCATGGGAAGGAACCGAAGGTAGGAATCGGTCTTCAAGCTTGTCAAATCTCGTGGGAGGATGATGATGGAAAGCATTTCTATGAGGCTGGAACTCCTTGGTGGAGATGA
- the LOC106299247 gene encoding uncharacterized protein LOC106299247: MAAQIPIGTRGTIGSLVRKEIDYFKNFNTCPQYDPRRGYSEENTNGFEQRDHSSRLSSWFSRTNWRKKKKKKKRQSCGGGGRFLPSMCSAVEVSGENRVPGFNYRILKNDEKGLRV, translated from the coding sequence ATGGCTGCTCAAATCCCCATAGGGACACGAGGAACTATTGGATCGCTTGTACGTAAAGAAATCGACTACTTCAAAAACTTCAATACATGTCCCCAGTACGATCCACGGAGAGGATACTCTGAAGAAAACACTAATGGTTTTGAACAAAGAGACCACTCATCACGTCTGAGTTCTTGGTTCTCTAGAACAAACTGGAGAAAGAAGAAGAAGAAGAAGAAGCGGCAGAGTTGCGGTGGCGGTGGTAGGTTTTTGCCGAGTATGTGCTCGGCGGTGGAGGTGTCCGGTGAGAATCGGGTTCCCGGTTTCAACTATAGGATCTTGAAGAATGATGAGAAGGGCTTGCGTGTGTAG